GTTTAGGTTGGTTTATATATTTGTTCTACTTTGGTTAGGTTTATTAACCTCTATACTATTTTTTGCTAATGATGAAACTCGAGTGGGTGGAGCGTTTTCTTTATTCATTGTATTAAGTATTTTAGGGTTAGTAGGTCTACCTTTGATTTTTATCTGCATTTATTTATTCCTGTGGTTCAAGAGAAAAAATATATCATTATGATAAGTGGATATCATTTTACGTGCTGCATAACGAGCCATAGACTCTTTTTTTCTCCTATTGGATTCGGTATGATGAGGGAAAGAAACTGTGGAATAAAGGGGGAGCTCAGATCACCTTGTCATCTCATACACATCTTTACTTTAATTCGAGTATTGGGATTCAAAAACCTGAAAATATCATTAATCGAGGAGCCTCTTGTCCTTTTTGCGAAAGAGAGAAGCTAAAAGACATCATTGATCAAAAGGGAGAGATCATTCTCCTTAAAAATAAGTATCCAGTGCTGGAGGAAACTTACCCGTTAGTGTTGATTGAAACAGAGGATTGCGACTCGGAGCTCTCCCTTTACCGTAAAGATCACCTATTTCAATTGATTGATTTTGGTGTGTCTCATTGGCTTCGACTTTTAGATAGCCATGAATTTCGCTCCGTCATTTTCTTCAAGAATCACGGACCTAAATCGGGAGGATCCATTCGTCATCCTCATATGCAGATTATCGGGCTCAACCATATGGATAGCAACCGCTTAGTAGAGCCTGCCCACTTCGAAGGAATACTTATTGCAAAAAGCCATCACGTTGAATGGAACCTCTCCACCTCGCCAAGAATGGGCTTTTACGAATTTAATGTGGTTTCCGAACAGGGTGAAACGAAGCAAATGGCGGAGTTTATCCAACGCACTTGCCATTATATTTTGAACCATTTTTATAGATGCGATAGCTACAATCTGTTCTTTTACCAAGTTGGAGATAAGTTAATCGCTAAGATTATTCCTAGATTCGTTACTTCTCCGTTATTCGTGGGCTATTCGATTCCCCAAGTGGCCATGAATCTTGAAGATATCGTGAGATCTGTTCAGAAGTTATATGTTTGAAGAGCCGACTGCTATGAGGAT
The Ammoniphilus sp. CFH 90114 genome window above contains:
- a CDS encoding DUF4931 domain-containing protein, whose product is MSSHTHLYFNSSIGIQKPENIINRGASCPFCEREKLKDIIDQKGEIILLKNKYPVLEETYPLVLIETEDCDSELSLYRKDHLFQLIDFGVSHWLRLLDSHEFRSVIFFKNHGPKSGGSIRHPHMQIIGLNHMDSNRLVEPAHFEGILIAKSHHVEWNLSTSPRMGFYEFNVVSEQGETKQMAEFIQRTCHYILNHFYRCDSYNLFFYQVGDKLIAKIIPRFVTSPLFVGYSIPQVAMNLEDIVRSVQKLYV